TCAGCAGCCGCATACGGCTGCGATTGTTGTTGTCATCGCGGATCAGGGCGAACTGGACCTGACGATCCTCCACGCGCGGCATGGCGGGCGCCAGCATGCGTCCCGTAAAGAAGACATTCGGCTCCATGGCGCGGTTTGACAGGAAATCCAACTCCTCCTGCAGATCATAGCCCATCGATGCCGGATAGATGGACAAGGTCCGTCCCGGTCTGCCGACCGATGCCTTGATCGGAGCTTCGGGAATGGACAGCTTCGGCTTTTGAGGCGTGACGTCCAGATCAAGACGAAAAGGACCGCGGGGCGGAAGCTCAACCATGGGATGCTCCTTCCGTATTTGGGTTTTTCACCGCGCGGGCGAAGGCGAACAGGATGATCCCGAGCTTTTTGCGCACAGCTATATGGAGGAGGACTGCCTCCAGCATCATGGCGCTTGCAGTCGCCGAGGCAGCACCGTAGAGGCCGAAACGCGGAACGATAATGATGTTTACCGTCACCGCGAAAGCGAGCACCACGGCATAGATGGCAACGCAGAGAGACTGGCGTCCAGCCATGTTCAGGAGAACTTCGCCCGGGCCGACGAGTGCCTTGGCAAGGATGCCAGCCAACAAGATGACCATCAGTGGGTAGCCGCTGGTGAAGGCGGGACCGAAAAGGCCGAGAAGGATTTCTCCCATCGCCAGAACGGAAAGGCCGACCACCAGAGCCGGCCAGAAGGACCAGCGGGCTGCCTGTGCTGCAAATTGCGCCAGCGATGATTGATCGTGTTCTGCAAGTATGCCGGCAAAGCGCGGTGCTGCCGCTGCCTTGACGGAGAAGTAGACAAACTGAACAAGGGCGATGGTCTTTGCGGCGGCGTAATAGACGGCGACCTGATCCGGCGGCAGGAAGAAGCCGACGACGACGACATCCGCATTGGTCAACAGGAAGCCGATGCCATCGACGAGGAACAATGGCAGCGAGAAGCGAAACCAAGGCATCAGCGCAAACGAAAGTGCGCCCCTGCCGAGCTGGCGACGCAGACGGTAGGTCATCCGGATGAACTGGAACAATGTGGTGATGTAGGTCGCAGCAAGGGCGGCCTCCATCGCCGTTCGAGCGGACTGCGGCTGACCGCTCCACACGGCCACAAGCATGAGAAACAGGATCAGCAATGGACGGATGATATAGGTGGGGCTGAGTGCGGTGACGGCCCAGCCGTTCGCGCGGGCCGTTCCGTCCAGCACGTCACCCAGCGCGATCATCGGCAGCGTGAACAGACCCAGGAAGACCGGTATCAACCAGTAATCCGGTACGAGACTGTCGAAGACTGTCATGAATACGAGGCCGGATACGGCAAGCGTCGTGGCCGAAAGCATGGCGACGATGCGTGCCGTCCAGTTCAGGCCGCGCACCAGTTCGCTTTCGCCGCGGTTCTGATGCTGTGGCAGGAAGCGGATGACGGCCGTATGAAAGCCGAGGCAGGACAGATTGCCGAAGACGACAACCAGAACCCAGACGAAGGCAAAGATGCCGTATTCGAATTCGCCCATCAGGCGGGCCAGAATGATCTGGGAGAGGAAGGCGATCGCTGCGCTGATGATGCGGATGGCAAAGGCAATCAGGGCCATACGCTGGGCGCGCGCCGTTTCACTATCGTCACGCAGGATCGGTTCCAGCCGACGCAGCAAAGGCGTCAGCCGGTTCTTCAGGCCAAGCGGCAAAAGCCGCTCTGCTGTTTCGATCACTGTCATGAAAAACGCAATACTCTTGGCGCAGCAATTATATATGCCAATTCTGCGCCGTGCACGGTTAAGGAAGCGTGATTCTGTTTCGTAAAAACACACTGATCGTGGCACATCTTTCGTGTGCATCACCCTTGCAGACGTTACTTCAGGCCGTGCCATGCAAAAAGGCCCCGGAAACCGGAGCCTTTCAGATATTGCTCATTCGATTTAGTTTTGCGTATCAGGCCTGCTCGAACGCGCCATGGCAATGCTTGTATTTCTTGCCGGAACCGCAAGGGCAGGGTTCGTTGCGACC
The window above is part of the Rhizobium rhizoryzae genome. Proteins encoded here:
- a CDS encoding lipopolysaccharide biosynthesis protein, which produces MTVIETAERLLPLGLKNRLTPLLRRLEPILRDDSETARAQRMALIAFAIRIISAAIAFLSQIILARLMGEFEYGIFAFVWVLVVVFGNLSCLGFHTAVIRFLPQHQNRGESELVRGLNWTARIVAMLSATTLAVSGLVFMTVFDSLVPDYWLIPVFLGLFTLPMIALGDVLDGTARANGWAVTALSPTYIIRPLLILFLMLVAVWSGQPQSARTAMEAALAATYITTLFQFIRMTYRLRRQLGRGALSFALMPWFRFSLPLFLVDGIGFLLTNADVVVVGFFLPPDQVAVYYAAAKTIALVQFVYFSVKAAAAPRFAGILAEHDQSSLAQFAAQAARWSFWPALVVGLSVLAMGEILLGLFGPAFTSGYPLMVILLAGILAKALVGPGEVLLNMAGRQSLCVAIYAVVLAFAVTVNIIIVPRFGLYGAASATASAMMLEAVLLHIAVRKKLGIILFAFARAVKNPNTEGASHG